From one Gossypium hirsutum isolate 1008001.06 chromosome D08, Gossypium_hirsutum_v2.1, whole genome shotgun sequence genomic stretch:
- the LOC107947520 gene encoding E4 SUMO-protein ligase PIAL2 isoform X3, whose translation MTAVPPVASGQPISASVVNSFRVAAVAERLATHTQPGRQPQSSEFFSLCLSLARGIDYAIANNEVPAKAQELPLLLKQICQHRNDLFLQAAIMVLMISVKNACKMSWFSDGESRELLTLANEVGSCFCIPGVINNELDGSLSTILEVMSRFYPLMKMGQILASLEAKPGYGALVVDFHISKNMTHSPQEKIRLFVAQKDNVETSACIISPQLVSFLLNGKGVERRTNVLMDMGPQMPTNVTAMLKYGTNLLQAVGQFSGHYLIVVAFMGMEESSPDASTLPDYVQSGDFAPDSEDSDLIEGPSRISLKCPISRTRIKTPVKGHACKHLQCFDFNNYVNINSRRPSWRCPHCNQHVCYTNIRVDQNMVKVLKEVAEDVSDVIISADGSWKAVMENDDDVDELHGNTLNCQKDGSERPESATGVPMVLDLTQTVDAMETIETEDRKPPVATLESLSAAPNLTLTPELINLAGANQNVMDDDFWSVLYSGHGSGTSTSRTDTQVGGTESTRNFTVSPVFSDAVSPALNRADAHGNANLATPGIQNQVATTNNLPLHPSQVTNSMSNHEYGSLQNIPRHVSRSSIAVQALPAMSQTQTPTQQRSSNSVNTKNTTSSARIPHQSRIQQERSFVPARPVQQVGAAAPSQLPGPYRPPGFRAEYQNPHLQQALNTRLSQPRSPSPGLIRSPSPILRAQAQQGAAQVGVGYTAGNVNSNPTRFMAASQRTTQMARQPPMVAVQTQTPRAASSYPGNVDGSRASAVEQRLNMGGVAPAASRPDTSADLASEQNWRPTGRMRGSLTGRVYSESLSQMMIQPTQSTQAARPQTNITSPPSVPPHLQAFLANSRNPVTPQMRNNATTETTATNGGSGPAR comes from the exons ATGACGGCGGTCCCGCCGGTGGCCTCGGGGCAGCCAATATCGGCGTCTGTGGTGAATTCGTTTCGAGTGGCGGCCGTAGCTGAGCGCTTGGCTACTCATACTCAGCCTGGTAGACAGCCTCAAAGCTCGGAGTTCTTCAGCCTGTGCCTCTCTCTCGCCAG AGGCATTGATTATGCAATTGCCAACAATGAGGTTCCTGCTAAAGCGCAAGAATTACCTCTATTGTTGAAGCAG ATATGTCAACACAGAAATGACCTCTTCTTACAAGCAGCTATTATGGTGTTGATGATATCAGTAAAG AATGCCTGTAAAATGAGCTGGTTCTCGGATGGAGAGAGTCGAGAACTTTTAACTCTTGCCAATGAG GTGGGCAGTTGCTTTTGCATCCCAGGCGTTATTAACAATGAACTGGATGGTTCACTTTCAACTATTTTGGAAGTTATGTCAAG GTTCTATCCATTAATGAAGATGGGGCAGATACTTGCTTCTCTTGAAGCTAAG CCTGGATACGGGGCGCTCGTGGTTGATTTCCATATATCAAAGAATATGACACACTCTCCTCAGGAGAAAATT AGGTTATTTGTAGCTCAAAAAGATAACGTAGAGACATCTGCTTGCATTATAAGTCCACAACTAGTGAG CTTTCTGTTAAATGGAAAGGGAGTGGAGAGAAGAACAAATGTTTTAATG GATATGGGACCTCAGATGCCAACAAATGTGACTGCAATGTTGAAATATGGGACTAATCTTCTCCAAGCTGTGGGCCAGTTTAGCG GTCATTATCTCATTGTTGTTGCCTTCATGGGTATGGAGGAGTCATCACCTGACGCTTCCACACTGCCAGATTATGTTCAGTCTGGTGATTTTGCACCAGATTCAG AAGATTCTGATTTAATTGAAGGGCCATCACGGATCTCACTCAAGTGTCCCATAAG CCGAACACGCATCAAAACTCCTGTCAAAGGGCATGCATGTAAGCATCTTCAG TGCTTTGATTTCAATAACTATGTTAACATAAACTCTAGAAGACCATCCTGGCGCTGCCCACATTGCAATCAACATGTATGCTACACTAACATCCGCGTTGATCAAAATATGGTTAAG GTGCTGAAAGAGGTAGCAGAGGATGTGTCTGATGTGATCATCTCTGCAGATGGATCATGGAAAGCCGTGATGGAAAATGATGATGACGTAGATGAGTTGCATGGTAATACCCTTAATTGCCAAAAAGATGGGTCTGAGCGGCCAGAATCTGCTACGGGCGTTCCCATGGTTCTGGATCTTACTCAGACTGTGGATGCAATGGAAACTATCGAAACTGAAGACAGGAAGCCTCCTGTGGCTACTCTTGAAAGTTTGTCTGCTGCTCCAAATTTAACCCTAACACCGGAATTGATTAATTTAGCTGGAGCTAATCAAAATGTTATGGACGATGATTTTTGGTCTGTACTTTACTCAGGTCATGGGTCTGGCACCTCTACTTCTAGGACAGATACCCAAGTTGGTGGCACTGAGTCTACGCGAAATTTTACAGTATCACCAGTATTTTCTGATGCTGTCTCTCCAGCACTCAATCGAGCTGATGCTCATGGTAATGCTAATCTTGCAACACCTGGGATTCAAAATCAAGTTGCTACTACAAATAATTTGCCGTTACATCCTTCACAAGTGACAAATTCAATGTCAAATCATGAATATGGAAGTTTGCAGAACATACCTAGACATGTAAGCAGATCATCAATTGCAGTTCAGGCCCTCCCAGCAATGTCTCAGACTCAGACACCAACACAACAGAGATCAAGTAATAGTGTGAATACTAAGAACACAACCAGCTCTGCGCGTATTCCACATCAG AGTAGGATTCAGCAAGAACGATCATTTGTTCCTGCCCGGCCAGTTCAACAAGTTGGTGCTGCAGCTCCAAGTCAACTCCCTGGTCCATACAGACCTCCTGGGTTTCGGGCTGAATACCAGAACCCACACCTGCAGCAAGCACTGAACACGAGGTTGTCCCAACCCAGGAGCCCATCTCCAGGCCTGATTCGGTCACCATCTCCTATACTACGGGCACAGGCTCAACAAGGAGCTGCACAAGTTGGGGTAGGCTACACAGCAGGCAATGTGAATAGCAATCCTACCAGATTTATGGCTGCTTCCCAGAGAACCACCCAAATGGCTAGACAGCCACCGATGGTGGCAGTTCAAACTCAAACACCAAGAGCAGCATCTTCTTATCCTGGAAATGTTGATGGGAGTAGGGCTTCAGCCGTGGAGCAGAGATTGAACATGGGTGGAGTAGCACCTGCAGCTTCAAGACCTGATACGTCAGCTGATTTGGCATCTGAGCAGAACTGGCGACCTACAGGACGAATGCGTGGAAGCCTCACAGGTCGAGTATATTCTGAATCTCTTAGCCAGATGATGATTCAACCCACCCAGTCAACACAAGCTGCGAGGCCACAAACAAATATAACATCTCCACCTAGTGTTCCACCACATCTGCAGGCGTTTCTTGCAAATAGCAGGAATCCTGTTACCCCTCAAATGCGAAACAATGCAACAACTGAAACCACAGCCACAAATGGTGGTTCGGGTCCTGCCAGATAG
- the LOC107947520 gene encoding E4 SUMO-protein ligase PIAL2 isoform X4: MTAVPPVASGQPISASVVNSFRVAAVAERLATHTQPGRQPQSSEFFSLCLSLARGIDYAIANNEVPAKAQELPLLLKQICQHRNDLFLQAAIMVLMISVKVGSCFCIPGVINNELDGSLSTILEVMSRFYPLMKMGQILASLEAKPGYGALVVDFHISKNMTHSPQEKIRLFVAQKDNVETSACIISPQLVSFLLNGKGVERRTNVLMDMGPQMPTNVTAMLKYGTNLLQAVGQFSGHYLIVVAFMGMEESSPDASTLPDYVQSGDFAPDSEDSDLIEGPSRISLKCPISRTRIKTPVKGHACKHLQCFDFNNYVNINSRRPSWRCPHCNQHVCYTNIRVDQNMVKVLKEVAEDVSDVIISADGSWKAVMENDDDVDELHGNTLNCQKDGSERPESATGVPMVLDLTQTVDAMETIETEDRKPPVATLESLSAAPNLTLTPELINLAGANQNVMDDDFWSVLYSGHGSGTSTSRTDTQVGGTESTRNFTVSPVFSDAVSPALNRADAHGNANLATPGIQNQVATTNNLPLHPSQVTNSMSNHEYGSLQNIPRHVSRSSIAVQALPAMSQTQTPTQQRSSNSVNTKNTTSSARIPHQMQSRIQQERSFVPARPVQQVGAAAPSQLPGPYRPPGFRAEYQNPHLQQALNTRLSQPRSPSPGLIRSPSPILRAQAQQGAAQVGVGYTAGNVNSNPTRFMAASQRTTQMARQPPMVAVQTQTPRAASSYPGNVDGSRASAVEQRLNMGGVAPAASRPDTSADLASEQNWRPTGRMRGSLTGRVYSESLSQMMIQPTQSTQAARPQTNITSPPSVPPHLQAFLANSRNPVTPQMRNNATTETTATNGGSGPAR; this comes from the exons ATGACGGCGGTCCCGCCGGTGGCCTCGGGGCAGCCAATATCGGCGTCTGTGGTGAATTCGTTTCGAGTGGCGGCCGTAGCTGAGCGCTTGGCTACTCATACTCAGCCTGGTAGACAGCCTCAAAGCTCGGAGTTCTTCAGCCTGTGCCTCTCTCTCGCCAG AGGCATTGATTATGCAATTGCCAACAATGAGGTTCCTGCTAAAGCGCAAGAATTACCTCTATTGTTGAAGCAG ATATGTCAACACAGAAATGACCTCTTCTTACAAGCAGCTATTATGGTGTTGATGATATCAGTAAAG GTGGGCAGTTGCTTTTGCATCCCAGGCGTTATTAACAATGAACTGGATGGTTCACTTTCAACTATTTTGGAAGTTATGTCAAG GTTCTATCCATTAATGAAGATGGGGCAGATACTTGCTTCTCTTGAAGCTAAG CCTGGATACGGGGCGCTCGTGGTTGATTTCCATATATCAAAGAATATGACACACTCTCCTCAGGAGAAAATT AGGTTATTTGTAGCTCAAAAAGATAACGTAGAGACATCTGCTTGCATTATAAGTCCACAACTAGTGAG CTTTCTGTTAAATGGAAAGGGAGTGGAGAGAAGAACAAATGTTTTAATG GATATGGGACCTCAGATGCCAACAAATGTGACTGCAATGTTGAAATATGGGACTAATCTTCTCCAAGCTGTGGGCCAGTTTAGCG GTCATTATCTCATTGTTGTTGCCTTCATGGGTATGGAGGAGTCATCACCTGACGCTTCCACACTGCCAGATTATGTTCAGTCTGGTGATTTTGCACCAGATTCAG AAGATTCTGATTTAATTGAAGGGCCATCACGGATCTCACTCAAGTGTCCCATAAG CCGAACACGCATCAAAACTCCTGTCAAAGGGCATGCATGTAAGCATCTTCAG TGCTTTGATTTCAATAACTATGTTAACATAAACTCTAGAAGACCATCCTGGCGCTGCCCACATTGCAATCAACATGTATGCTACACTAACATCCGCGTTGATCAAAATATGGTTAAG GTGCTGAAAGAGGTAGCAGAGGATGTGTCTGATGTGATCATCTCTGCAGATGGATCATGGAAAGCCGTGATGGAAAATGATGATGACGTAGATGAGTTGCATGGTAATACCCTTAATTGCCAAAAAGATGGGTCTGAGCGGCCAGAATCTGCTACGGGCGTTCCCATGGTTCTGGATCTTACTCAGACTGTGGATGCAATGGAAACTATCGAAACTGAAGACAGGAAGCCTCCTGTGGCTACTCTTGAAAGTTTGTCTGCTGCTCCAAATTTAACCCTAACACCGGAATTGATTAATTTAGCTGGAGCTAATCAAAATGTTATGGACGATGATTTTTGGTCTGTACTTTACTCAGGTCATGGGTCTGGCACCTCTACTTCTAGGACAGATACCCAAGTTGGTGGCACTGAGTCTACGCGAAATTTTACAGTATCACCAGTATTTTCTGATGCTGTCTCTCCAGCACTCAATCGAGCTGATGCTCATGGTAATGCTAATCTTGCAACACCTGGGATTCAAAATCAAGTTGCTACTACAAATAATTTGCCGTTACATCCTTCACAAGTGACAAATTCAATGTCAAATCATGAATATGGAAGTTTGCAGAACATACCTAGACATGTAAGCAGATCATCAATTGCAGTTCAGGCCCTCCCAGCAATGTCTCAGACTCAGACACCAACACAACAGAGATCAAGTAATAGTGTGAATACTAAGAACACAACCAGCTCTGCGCGTATTCCACATCAG ATGCAGAGTAGGATTCAGCAAGAACGATCATTTGTTCCTGCCCGGCCAGTTCAACAAGTTGGTGCTGCAGCTCCAAGTCAACTCCCTGGTCCATACAGACCTCCTGGGTTTCGGGCTGAATACCAGAACCCACACCTGCAGCAAGCACTGAACACGAGGTTGTCCCAACCCAGGAGCCCATCTCCAGGCCTGATTCGGTCACCATCTCCTATACTACGGGCACAGGCTCAACAAGGAGCTGCACAAGTTGGGGTAGGCTACACAGCAGGCAATGTGAATAGCAATCCTACCAGATTTATGGCTGCTTCCCAGAGAACCACCCAAATGGCTAGACAGCCACCGATGGTGGCAGTTCAAACTCAAACACCAAGAGCAGCATCTTCTTATCCTGGAAATGTTGATGGGAGTAGGGCTTCAGCCGTGGAGCAGAGATTGAACATGGGTGGAGTAGCACCTGCAGCTTCAAGACCTGATACGTCAGCTGATTTGGCATCTGAGCAGAACTGGCGACCTACAGGACGAATGCGTGGAAGCCTCACAGGTCGAGTATATTCTGAATCTCTTAGCCAGATGATGATTCAACCCACCCAGTCAACACAAGCTGCGAGGCCACAAACAAATATAACATCTCCACCTAGTGTTCCACCACATCTGCAGGCGTTTCTTGCAAATAGCAGGAATCCTGTTACCCCTCAAATGCGAAACAATGCAACAACTGAAACCACAGCCACAAATGGTGGTTCGGGTCCTGCCAGATAG
- the LOC107947520 gene encoding E4 SUMO-protein ligase PIAL2 isoform X1, with amino-acid sequence MTAVPPVASGQPISASVVNSFRVAAVAERLATHTQPGRQPQSSEFFSLCLSLARGIDYAIANNEVPAKAQELPLLLKQICQHRNDLFLQAAIMVLMISVKNACKMSWFSDGESRELLTLANEVGSCFCIPGVINNELDGSLSTILEVMSRFYPLMKMGQILASLEAKPGYGALVVDFHISKNMTHSPQEKIRLFVAQKDNVETSACIISPQLVSFLLNGKGVERRTNVLMDMGPQMPTNVTAMLKYGTNLLQAVGQFSGHYLIVVAFMGMEESSPDASTLPDYVQSGDFAPDSEDSDLIEGPSRISLKCPISRTRIKTPVKGHACKHLQCFDFNNYVNINSRRPSWRCPHCNQHVCYTNIRVDQNMVKVLKEVAEDVSDVIISADGSWKAVMENDDDVDELHGNTLNCQKDGSERPESATGVPMVLDLTQTVDAMETIETEDRKPPVATLESLSAAPNLTLTPELINLAGANQNVMDDDFWSVLYSGHGSGTSTSRTDTQVGGTESTRNFTVSPVFSDAVSPALNRADAHGNANLATPGIQNQVATTNNLPLHPSQVTNSMSNHEYGSLQNIPRHVSRSSIAVQALPAMSQTQTPTQQRSSNSVNTKNTTSSARIPHQMQSRIQQERSFVPARPVQQVGAAAPSQLPGPYRPPGFRAEYQNPHLQQALNTRLSQPRSPSPGLIRSPSPILRAQAQQGAAQVGVGYTAGNVNSNPTRFMAASQRTTQMARQPPMVAVQTQTPRAASSYPGNVDGSRASAVEQRLNMGGVAPAASRPDTSADLASEQNWRPTGRMRGSLTGRVYSESLSQMMIQPTQSTQAARPQTNITSPPSVPPHLQAFLANSRNPVTPQMRNNATTETTATNGGSGPAR; translated from the exons ATGACGGCGGTCCCGCCGGTGGCCTCGGGGCAGCCAATATCGGCGTCTGTGGTGAATTCGTTTCGAGTGGCGGCCGTAGCTGAGCGCTTGGCTACTCATACTCAGCCTGGTAGACAGCCTCAAAGCTCGGAGTTCTTCAGCCTGTGCCTCTCTCTCGCCAG AGGCATTGATTATGCAATTGCCAACAATGAGGTTCCTGCTAAAGCGCAAGAATTACCTCTATTGTTGAAGCAG ATATGTCAACACAGAAATGACCTCTTCTTACAAGCAGCTATTATGGTGTTGATGATATCAGTAAAG AATGCCTGTAAAATGAGCTGGTTCTCGGATGGAGAGAGTCGAGAACTTTTAACTCTTGCCAATGAG GTGGGCAGTTGCTTTTGCATCCCAGGCGTTATTAACAATGAACTGGATGGTTCACTTTCAACTATTTTGGAAGTTATGTCAAG GTTCTATCCATTAATGAAGATGGGGCAGATACTTGCTTCTCTTGAAGCTAAG CCTGGATACGGGGCGCTCGTGGTTGATTTCCATATATCAAAGAATATGACACACTCTCCTCAGGAGAAAATT AGGTTATTTGTAGCTCAAAAAGATAACGTAGAGACATCTGCTTGCATTATAAGTCCACAACTAGTGAG CTTTCTGTTAAATGGAAAGGGAGTGGAGAGAAGAACAAATGTTTTAATG GATATGGGACCTCAGATGCCAACAAATGTGACTGCAATGTTGAAATATGGGACTAATCTTCTCCAAGCTGTGGGCCAGTTTAGCG GTCATTATCTCATTGTTGTTGCCTTCATGGGTATGGAGGAGTCATCACCTGACGCTTCCACACTGCCAGATTATGTTCAGTCTGGTGATTTTGCACCAGATTCAG AAGATTCTGATTTAATTGAAGGGCCATCACGGATCTCACTCAAGTGTCCCATAAG CCGAACACGCATCAAAACTCCTGTCAAAGGGCATGCATGTAAGCATCTTCAG TGCTTTGATTTCAATAACTATGTTAACATAAACTCTAGAAGACCATCCTGGCGCTGCCCACATTGCAATCAACATGTATGCTACACTAACATCCGCGTTGATCAAAATATGGTTAAG GTGCTGAAAGAGGTAGCAGAGGATGTGTCTGATGTGATCATCTCTGCAGATGGATCATGGAAAGCCGTGATGGAAAATGATGATGACGTAGATGAGTTGCATGGTAATACCCTTAATTGCCAAAAAGATGGGTCTGAGCGGCCAGAATCTGCTACGGGCGTTCCCATGGTTCTGGATCTTACTCAGACTGTGGATGCAATGGAAACTATCGAAACTGAAGACAGGAAGCCTCCTGTGGCTACTCTTGAAAGTTTGTCTGCTGCTCCAAATTTAACCCTAACACCGGAATTGATTAATTTAGCTGGAGCTAATCAAAATGTTATGGACGATGATTTTTGGTCTGTACTTTACTCAGGTCATGGGTCTGGCACCTCTACTTCTAGGACAGATACCCAAGTTGGTGGCACTGAGTCTACGCGAAATTTTACAGTATCACCAGTATTTTCTGATGCTGTCTCTCCAGCACTCAATCGAGCTGATGCTCATGGTAATGCTAATCTTGCAACACCTGGGATTCAAAATCAAGTTGCTACTACAAATAATTTGCCGTTACATCCTTCACAAGTGACAAATTCAATGTCAAATCATGAATATGGAAGTTTGCAGAACATACCTAGACATGTAAGCAGATCATCAATTGCAGTTCAGGCCCTCCCAGCAATGTCTCAGACTCAGACACCAACACAACAGAGATCAAGTAATAGTGTGAATACTAAGAACACAACCAGCTCTGCGCGTATTCCACATCAG ATGCAGAGTAGGATTCAGCAAGAACGATCATTTGTTCCTGCCCGGCCAGTTCAACAAGTTGGTGCTGCAGCTCCAAGTCAACTCCCTGGTCCATACAGACCTCCTGGGTTTCGGGCTGAATACCAGAACCCACACCTGCAGCAAGCACTGAACACGAGGTTGTCCCAACCCAGGAGCCCATCTCCAGGCCTGATTCGGTCACCATCTCCTATACTACGGGCACAGGCTCAACAAGGAGCTGCACAAGTTGGGGTAGGCTACACAGCAGGCAATGTGAATAGCAATCCTACCAGATTTATGGCTGCTTCCCAGAGAACCACCCAAATGGCTAGACAGCCACCGATGGTGGCAGTTCAAACTCAAACACCAAGAGCAGCATCTTCTTATCCTGGAAATGTTGATGGGAGTAGGGCTTCAGCCGTGGAGCAGAGATTGAACATGGGTGGAGTAGCACCTGCAGCTTCAAGACCTGATACGTCAGCTGATTTGGCATCTGAGCAGAACTGGCGACCTACAGGACGAATGCGTGGAAGCCTCACAGGTCGAGTATATTCTGAATCTCTTAGCCAGATGATGATTCAACCCACCCAGTCAACACAAGCTGCGAGGCCACAAACAAATATAACATCTCCACCTAGTGTTCCACCACATCTGCAGGCGTTTCTTGCAAATAGCAGGAATCCTGTTACCCCTCAAATGCGAAACAATGCAACAACTGAAACCACAGCCACAAATGGTGGTTCGGGTCCTGCCAGATAG
- the LOC107947520 gene encoding E4 SUMO-protein ligase PIAL2 isoform X6 — MTAVPPVASGQPISASVVNSFRVAAVAERLATHTQPGRQPQSSEFFSLCLSLARGIDYAIANNEVPAKAQELPLLLKQICQHRNDLFLQAAIMVLMISVKNACKMSWFSDGESRELLTLANEVGSCFCIPGVINNELDGSLSTILEVMSRFYPLMKMGQILASLEAKPGYGALVVDFHISKNMTHSPQEKIRLFVAQKDNVETSACIISPQLVSFLLNGKGVERRTNVLMDMGPQMPTNVTAMLKYGTNLLQAVGQFSGHYLIVVAFMGMEESSPDASTLPDYVQSGDFAPDSDSDLIEGPSRISLKCPISRTRIKTPVKGHACKHLQCFDFNNYVNINSRRPSWRCPHCNQHVCYTNIRVDQNMVKVLKEVAEDVSDVIISADGSWKAVMENDDDVDELHGNTLNCQKDGSERPESATGVPMVLDLTQTVDAMETIETEDRKPPVATLESHGSGTSTSRTDTQVGGTESTRNFTVSPVFSDAVSPALNRADAHGNANLATPGIQNQVATTNNLPLHPSQVTNSMSNHEYGSLQNIPRHVSRSSIAVQALPAMSQTQTPTQQRSSNSVNTKNTTSSARIPHQMQSRIQQERSFVPARPVQQVGAAAPSQLPGPYRPPGFRAEYQNPHLQQALNTRLSQPRSPSPGLIRSPSPILRAQAQQGAAQVGVGYTAGNVNSNPTRFMAASQRTTQMARQPPMVAVQTQTPRAASSYPGNVDGSRASAVEQRLNMGGVAPAASRPDTSADLASEQNWRPTGRMRGSLTGRVYSESLSQMMIQPTQSTQAARPQTNITSPPSVPPHLQAFLANSRNPVTPQMRNNATTETTATNGGSGPAR, encoded by the exons ATGACGGCGGTCCCGCCGGTGGCCTCGGGGCAGCCAATATCGGCGTCTGTGGTGAATTCGTTTCGAGTGGCGGCCGTAGCTGAGCGCTTGGCTACTCATACTCAGCCTGGTAGACAGCCTCAAAGCTCGGAGTTCTTCAGCCTGTGCCTCTCTCTCGCCAG AGGCATTGATTATGCAATTGCCAACAATGAGGTTCCTGCTAAAGCGCAAGAATTACCTCTATTGTTGAAGCAG ATATGTCAACACAGAAATGACCTCTTCTTACAAGCAGCTATTATGGTGTTGATGATATCAGTAAAG AATGCCTGTAAAATGAGCTGGTTCTCGGATGGAGAGAGTCGAGAACTTTTAACTCTTGCCAATGAG GTGGGCAGTTGCTTTTGCATCCCAGGCGTTATTAACAATGAACTGGATGGTTCACTTTCAACTATTTTGGAAGTTATGTCAAG GTTCTATCCATTAATGAAGATGGGGCAGATACTTGCTTCTCTTGAAGCTAAG CCTGGATACGGGGCGCTCGTGGTTGATTTCCATATATCAAAGAATATGACACACTCTCCTCAGGAGAAAATT AGGTTATTTGTAGCTCAAAAAGATAACGTAGAGACATCTGCTTGCATTATAAGTCCACAACTAGTGAG CTTTCTGTTAAATGGAAAGGGAGTGGAGAGAAGAACAAATGTTTTAATG GATATGGGACCTCAGATGCCAACAAATGTGACTGCAATGTTGAAATATGGGACTAATCTTCTCCAAGCTGTGGGCCAGTTTAGCG GTCATTATCTCATTGTTGTTGCCTTCATGGGTATGGAGGAGTCATCACCTGACGCTTCCACACTGCCAGATTATGTTCAGTCTGGTGATTTTGCACCAGATTCAG ATTCTGATTTAATTGAAGGGCCATCACGGATCTCACTCAAGTGTCCCATAAG CCGAACACGCATCAAAACTCCTGTCAAAGGGCATGCATGTAAGCATCTTCAG TGCTTTGATTTCAATAACTATGTTAACATAAACTCTAGAAGACCATCCTGGCGCTGCCCACATTGCAATCAACATGTATGCTACACTAACATCCGCGTTGATCAAAATATGGTTAAG GTGCTGAAAGAGGTAGCAGAGGATGTGTCTGATGTGATCATCTCTGCAGATGGATCATGGAAAGCCGTGATGGAAAATGATGATGACGTAGATGAGTTGCATGGTAATACCCTTAATTGCCAAAAAGATGGGTCTGAGCGGCCAGAATCTGCTACGGGCGTTCCCATGGTTCTGGATCTTACTCAGACTGTGGATGCAATGGAAACTATCGAAACTGAAGACAGGAAGCCTCCTGTGGCTACTCTTGAAA GTCATGGGTCTGGCACCTCTACTTCTAGGACAGATACCCAAGTTGGTGGCACTGAGTCTACGCGAAATTTTACAGTATCACCAGTATTTTCTGATGCTGTCTCTCCAGCACTCAATCGAGCTGATGCTCATGGTAATGCTAATCTTGCAACACCTGGGATTCAAAATCAAGTTGCTACTACAAATAATTTGCCGTTACATCCTTCACAAGTGACAAATTCAATGTCAAATCATGAATATGGAAGTTTGCAGAACATACCTAGACATGTAAGCAGATCATCAATTGCAGTTCAGGCCCTCCCAGCAATGTCTCAGACTCAGACACCAACACAACAGAGATCAAGTAATAGTGTGAATACTAAGAACACAACCAGCTCTGCGCGTATTCCACATCAG ATGCAGAGTAGGATTCAGCAAGAACGATCATTTGTTCCTGCCCGGCCAGTTCAACAAGTTGGTGCTGCAGCTCCAAGTCAACTCCCTGGTCCATACAGACCTCCTGGGTTTCGGGCTGAATACCAGAACCCACACCTGCAGCAAGCACTGAACACGAGGTTGTCCCAACCCAGGAGCCCATCTCCAGGCCTGATTCGGTCACCATCTCCTATACTACGGGCACAGGCTCAACAAGGAGCTGCACAAGTTGGGGTAGGCTACACAGCAGGCAATGTGAATAGCAATCCTACCAGATTTATGGCTGCTTCCCAGAGAACCACCCAAATGGCTAGACAGCCACCGATGGTGGCAGTTCAAACTCAAACACCAAGAGCAGCATCTTCTTATCCTGGAAATGTTGATGGGAGTAGGGCTTCAGCCGTGGAGCAGAGATTGAACATGGGTGGAGTAGCACCTGCAGCTTCAAGACCTGATACGTCAGCTGATTTGGCATCTGAGCAGAACTGGCGACCTACAGGACGAATGCGTGGAAGCCTCACAGGTCGAGTATATTCTGAATCTCTTAGCCAGATGATGATTCAACCCACCCAGTCAACACAAGCTGCGAGGCCACAAACAAATATAACATCTCCACCTAGTGTTCCACCACATCTGCAGGCGTTTCTTGCAAATAGCAGGAATCCTGTTACCCCTCAAATGCGAAACAATGCAACAACTGAAACCACAGCCACAAATGGTGGTTCGGGTCCTGCCAGATAG